One Malus domestica chromosome 11, GDT2T_hap1 genomic region harbors:
- the LOC103412811 gene encoding uncharacterized protein isoform X2 has product MNWVQRKIYLYNVTFGLYMLDWWERYLFNTLVVVLLWFLCYNGSRYLMEFGKSVRHLW; this is encoded by the exons ATGAATTGGGTTCAACGAAAGATCTATCTTTACAATGTGACATTTGGGCTCTATATGTTGGATTGGTGGGAGCGTTATCTCTTCA ATACTTTGGTCGTTGTGTTACTGTGGTTCTTGTGTTACAATGGCTCACGATATTTAATGGAGTTTGGGAAGAG TGTCAGGCATCTATGGTGA
- the LOC103412811 gene encoding uncharacterized protein isoform X1, producing the protein MNWVQRKIYLYNVTFGLYMLDWWERYLFNTLVVVLLWFLCYNGSRYLMEFGKRSPCHTS; encoded by the exons ATGAATTGGGTTCAACGAAAGATCTATCTTTACAATGTGACATTTGGGCTCTATATGTTGGATTGGTGGGAGCGTTATCTCTTCA ATACTTTGGTCGTTGTGTTACTGTGGTTCTTGTGTTACAATGGCTCACGATATTTAATGGAGTTTGGGAAGAG AAGTCCCTGCCATACAAGTTAA